The Victivallis sp. Marseille-Q1083 DNA window TTCGGCTTTGCCTTTTCCACACATCTGACAAACATTGCTCATTTCAGTCCCTCACAATCCGGACGGCTTATCACATGAGTTGTTTCACGCCGGTCCCAACTATTTATTTGACTTGTTCTTTCAAAAAAAATGGTGGGTTGACGGGGACTCGAACCCCGGACCACCGCCTTAAAAGGGCGATGCTCTACCGACTGAGCTATCAACCCACCAGAATCAACTGATGATTTCTTAAAATACTCTGTACGTGAAATTTTTCAAGTTTGCCACTTCAAAAATTCCGCATTTTTTCACTGCGCCGGATAACCGTTTTCTCCGGCCGAACCGGAAAACAATGGCGCTTACTATAGCAGGCCTTCCCGGCTTCGCCAGCCGGCAACCACTTTTTTTCGGAAAAAAACTTGCATTCCGGCCAAACGGTTCTATGTTCTCCGCAACAGCCAATTCCAAATGCGGTTCAGGACTATGTCAACGCCATTCCCAGCCGGCCCGCCGGTTCATATCGTCGAAAATCACCATGAGGTCCTGCCATTCTGGTCAGCGCTCCGCCGCCGGCTGGGCCTTGCGCCGGTTGTCCTGACGCTCGACTTCCACACCGATACGCTGCCGGCTTTTGATCACTGCCGGCAACACGGCCGTCCCCATCCGCCGGTCGGCGCCGCGCTGACCGAGGTGTTGCCGCTGTTGCGCCATGACGAACACCTCGATTACGCGCTGCAGGCCGGTTTCATCCGGCAGGCGTTCGTCTGCTCTCACGTCAACTTCTCGCGGGATGTCAATCCGGCCATCCAGATCCTTCACGACCCGGCGACGCCGTCCTATCCGCAATCCGCCGACGCCGACGCCGGCTACCGCCGTTACGCCGACCGGGTGCTGGAAACGGATTACCTGTCCCGGCGGCTGCGCCGGGCGGAAGCATTCCAATTCCGGCCCGGCGCGACGCCGTTTATCCTGGACATCGACCTGGACTATTTCCAGACCGCCGCCGGCATGAAGCCGCAGACGCCGCAACTGTTTCACCATTTGATCCGCCAGGCCGCCGCCGTCACCATCTCCCGGGAAACGATCTGGGTGGAACTGCTGCGGCTCGCCGGCGAAACCATCGACGCCGACAACTTGCTGGCGCAACTGCGGCAGCACATCGACCAAGCCGGTTCCGGCGAGGCCTGAAAGCCGGCCGGTCCCATGATCCATCCCTTTCTCCGATGCACTTGGACCGGCCTGTTTCCAGACGGTCAAAATTCCCGCGGCGGCAAACCGCGAAAGATGCGCCGC harbors:
- a CDS encoding UPF0489 family protein, which translates into the protein MSTPFPAGPPVHIVENHHEVLPFWSALRRRLGLAPVVLTLDFHTDTLPAFDHCRQHGRPHPPVGAALTEVLPLLRHDEHLDYALQAGFIRQAFVCSHVNFSRDVNPAIQILHDPATPSYPQSADADAGYRRYADRVLETDYLSRRLRRAEAFQFRPGATPFILDIDLDYFQTAAGMKPQTPQLFHHLIRQAAAVTISRETIWVELLRLAGETIDADNLLAQLRQHIDQAGSGEA